From the genome of Gambusia affinis linkage group LG04, SWU_Gaff_1.0, whole genome shotgun sequence:
GTAcatgcccagaacacctcaggGAGGCACCCAAGAGGaatcctaaccagatgccctATCCATCTCTAGATGTGAAGGTGCAGGAGCTcgactctgagtccctcctggatgactgagttTCTCACCTTATCGCTAACAGAGAGCCCAGACACTCTATAAACTCATTACGGTTGCTTGTATCTGTGCCCTctttcttttggtcatgacccaaagctcatgaccatagatgaatGTAAGAACGTAGATCAACTGGTATATCAAGAGCCTCactttttgactcagctctctcttcaccacaacagacCAGCACAGCTCCACTCCactgcagacgctgcaccaatccgcctgtcgatctccagCTCCATTTTTCCCTCATTCCTGAACAAGATTCtgagatacttaaactcctcgacttggggcaggacatccTCCCAGAGAAGGCACTGTACCCATTTCTGGCTCATttattcatgcatttatttataaagctaTTAATTTAGATATAATTTATTGATAAGATAAAAGAAAGTACCTTGAACACATGTATCAACAGGTTTTGCAACAGTCATTCATCAcattctctttcttttggttttctcatCTAGGGTGTCAGACACACAGATCTCAGATTTTTACATGGATGTGAGTTGGAAAAGAGGACAAGTACAAAACTTAAACTTATGTACATTTGTTAACTaacatttacaaatttagaTGTCtacacatgcatttttaatggacAATAATCTTACCCATTCATAACTCCTTGTGTTTCcatagaaactaaaacaaacaagatccTGACAGgttgtttgacatcatcatgtCAATGAGAACCTCTTTGTTCTCATCAATGATGTCATAAATCTTCAAAGAGATACAAGAAGACAAGAATTCTCAGTTTGCTTCTCAACTTGGTTGGAGGTAGATCGATTCCAGAGAGACGACTTCAAAGTGACTTTACAAACCAGTTTAACTGTTCACCAAGTCAAGaggatttttgcttttgatgGGACCTTGGATTTCTTGTTACAAAGGCAGTTGAAAAGTTGTTAGGATATAGAATAAGAGACGTTTTAGTAGAGAGCTCTGAGGATGAGAGATCAAAATACTTTGCTTTTGACATTGAACCCTGAAGACCAAAAGGACATGGAAGATTCCTCTAAGAATGAGAAAGTTACCATCAAAACATGAAGAAGGAGATCATCTCTGGTTCATCAAATATGATCACTATGAGTTTCATTTTATCTGTGCTGTAAACTAAGAGCTGTGACTCAGTTTGTGAGTTATGGTAACCTTCATCAGGTGAAAACTTCTCATCTTGTCTAGTACTGCTTTGCTCATAGAAAAAATTTTCTTGacaatttgaaacatttaaattatttctctttcctttttctcgAGGACTGTAGAGGTTTGTGGTAATTTCTGCCATATTTGTGATTAGTGTACATTTGAATcataactttaaatgtttaattaattggagtgttttatgtattttttaataataaaaatttctttgttgtttcttctaTAATCTGCCATCAATAACTTTTGAAACAGTAAGACTTTTTTGCGAAGCTCTTTGCTTTCAATAATTGTGCCACTCCGTGTATTAATACTTCAGTAATGTGAAACGTTTTTAAAGGTCAGGCCGTAGTTGTATACCTGTATTGATTTGTACAAAGCAGAAGGACTTTCAATATCTTTTTACACAGATTGCTTTATCGGTCCTAAACTTATTTCTTGgataattcaaattattttactcataACCTAAACTGTggactaatttattttaatgtcaatGTGGATTACCTGTGTTCTGACATCTGACATGTGAATTTAATACCAATTGTTATGGCAACAGATCCAATATCTGTGTCATTCCTTAGACACTGGAAGTAAAGGATGCATGCAAACCgtgaagtttaacaaaaaattttgtATCTGTAAATAATagtgaaaaatgcaaatacaaaaagGACTAATTTAAGATTTCTGCAGTTGCTGAGTGTTACTAATGGAAAAGTAAAAGTGCAGAGGTTTAAGGGAAAACAAACTTACTCAAGGTTGATGTTGAAGGCTGTCAtggaaaagtattttgtaaaaaataaaaatcattctgTTCGTATTGAAAATGACGAAGTAATGTCCTTCAGGAAGAAGATCTCAGAAACCAAggcaaatattttgttgttgctgttggtAAGGGTACATGGACTTTCTGACTAATCACTTTcgttcatggttcaaaaagaagagctgaaccttcagtagcaaaatcatcttcatgtatgacaatgaatgctgcaaggaataccactgtgtcattggctgttatgggcatgaaaggggagaaactcatggtgtggtcaccatcctcctctgaccttttctgacatcctgcaaagaaattcaagcagaaactttccacaaactcacaagttcaaagGATCAAGAATTGctctgtgatatcaaagaaggttctatgttaacatgtaactcagtctgttaaaatgtttttgattgaaatagctttttattttagtacatgtgatcaattaatgctgcacattcaaagaatgaccgtttgcagttctttataatccataaaatgtttagaaaatctgctgtgcacaataatttggaatatttttagttttttatttttgaagaaaatactgTTCTGAGCttagttcagtaaaatttgattaatacTGTAATAATTCATGATTTGAAAATCATACTGACCATCtaggaaaatctgagaaaatcacttgaataataatttggaacatggtgtaaTTCATACACATTGTATACattcaaaaaatattgtgttgttCACCAGAAAcctcagtttattttcttttggccAACTAACATAAAGAAGTACATTACTGGGAAGTAATAGGAAAATACTACATTGCCTTCAAGTTgttattcaaaaaatatttctgaaagatGTGCCTGAGGTTAGCTGAACCACGCTGAAATCTTCTGCACTCATTActtactgtatttttaaatatttgtaaaaaaaaaaaaaaaaaaagtgaaaacctcTTTGTATTATATTCTTTCCATGACACAAAATTACAGAccaattcaataaattagaatattgttgaagtccatttatttcaagaactatcactaagtgaaacataTTATAAAGATTAATTACACGCAGAGCgatgtttgaaagcctttagTTATGTTAATTATGATCATTTTCCACTGTTattgaaacataacatttaaaatgataacaTTACATCAGActaataaaaccatttttgttATAGAAATGTAAGCTTTATGAAATGTATGTTTAGTACCTGTTTAAAGGTTGTCAGttttcaaaagatatttttaatttgacaaattaaCCTCCTCAGAAAGTATTCTAATTTACTAAATATGATGGTAACATACTGAAAGTAAACTATGCCCTAGTAACAAGCAAAGGTATGTAAAATGCTACTTGGAGTGAAACTTATCCACGTAGTCAGTGATGCATCGTGCTTTTAATGAAAGTCgttgtttgcatgtttgtgtgctGAGCAGGTGTTGTTTCAGCCAAGTAACAGAGGCCTGTGCTTGTGCTCCTTCGCTcttacagaaacagaaaatctgattttcacaGACAAGatgaaaaagatgaaattaCAGTCTGTAAATCCACCCTGAAACTTAGGTGCCAATTTTGTAGGCCACCAAACTGAGTTACCTTCCAATCTCAGCAGGTACCATGCACCTGCACTCTGCTTAAAGCAACTGGTGATGTCCGGACCATTATAGAAACCTCTTTaatgccgctccatcttgttgccactaaataaacatgatattttcgactaacgttagtcccaggcatcgctaaatcattacacataaagttaacctcaaaacctggacttacggatgaattatacggccgagataacgaatataagtttgctaaaaaacagcgggacttaccgtgaccaaacgtagctgcagcaaccgccgtattgttgacagtttggcgtttctttcaaacacgtcgtcactcgtcagtgtccaatgcgcatgtgcgttcaacgagagctgccgaatgatgccgagttttttgctggttatgcagatgcgttttgctcactcataactccaagttcgagttacttgctgctgatgagtttgattacttgcctcagtagaaagttgtctttgctaagtttaagttagtatagtcaacagagtaagctggaatgagttcaggtcacttttctttttgagtacactttacttttacattttacagtgtatgtgTACAATTATTGGGAAGCAATTGTGCAGAATTATTATGCAACAGTAAGAAAattgctgattgttttttttccattcagaaaaaaaattctcatctCATATTTTTCCATACAGGTGAAAATGATCAACAACTCAAGCTTTCCAATAAacacttttgacatttttctttttgatcaaTGTAGCCACACTTCGTTTCAGTACCAGTGATCTATCTTACATTCATGGACCTGTCAGTTTCTTGATCATCATTTTGTGCAGCAGTGACCTCAGTCTGCCAGGCTCTGCTCAGACAGGTGGACTAGTTTGATTCACATCACTTATGTAAATAATAGCATGTgtaatcaataatttattattgttcCAGAACAATGCAGCACACAATGTTCAGTGAAGAGTCAGGAAGCATGTGACACGTTCTGTTCACATTTACCATGATCACGTCACAGTAGAATGCAGTCTAACAACATACTTAATGACAACCTGAAACATGTTTGATTATTGACTCTGAAAAtagtaaaagtgtttttgctgACTCTCCCATTAACCTTCATACTAAAGGTATGTACTAAAGTTGTTGTGActttgtttaatgaaaaaacatctaaaatctaTTACCTGAAACCGCTGAACATTTGAGCTGAATACTTACACATACaattcaaaatacatttaaagcagTACCACTTCTTATTGCAAATTATTATCCAGTCAGTACAAGACagtaagaaaacaacaactgaagTCCAAACAAATCTAGAAGAAACATCTATCCCTGCTGCAATGGCAACCAAAAAGTTTTAACCAGGAGTTCCTGATGCATATTGTTTAGATTTTGCTGGACATCATTTATAGTCTGTTTCACACGATGAGCCTATGAAGCCATCCAGATGGTGAAGGAGATGAGCGCGGTGAGGAGGACCGTCAGCGGCGTGACGCAGCTCAGGTACAGCATGAAGCTCACGCCGCACAGTGCCGTCAGGTAGGCGCTCATCCTGCTGAACACGATCTTACGTACCGTGGTGCAGAACTGTGCCAAACAGGAGACAAGCAGATCACATGGGGTTAGTGCTGGGGAGAAGCAGTGGAGGTCAGGCTGACTATGACTGGACATGGATTAACACTAGATGGAGCTACTTGCATCATGAATGATTGTAGGTTCATTTCACTTTAACTAACATAACAGGACATGTTAGTGAGTCAGATTTAAAGCATGTACATATTGTGAAATATGAGTCCATCGACCATGAGGACATTTGACATCAGTCTATATTTGAATTGGCACATGACATGGTAGGATTACTGTCAAGTTACTGAGTCAAAGCAATAAGCAGAGAGATCCTAACAGAGAAGACCTTTTAAACAAGTTGGATAGTTTTGATTTTCTATTTCTGTGTATAAACTGGATACTTTGAAGAAAGCCTTATGATATTAACAGTGATGATCGtctgattaaattaattaagttGAATTGAGTCCTTGGACCTTTTGCAAGAATATTCCTGGAAAATTAATTTCTCGAATGCAAACATAAAGACACATGtaagataataataaacagGATCAATTCATTTCTGCGGGAGATTTCAGGGAGTAGCAAACCACATTGCCAATatcaaaaaacacaagttaatatacatttcaaaatgtgtccAAAAGATTATCATAAGCAGTATTTTGGTTCGACCAGTCTAAATATTGTCATCTTCCTAAAATATTGGCCTAAGTCATTTCTTTCCCAAAAGTGattcttatttcttatttttttattttttgcctaaattactttttggtattttttttaagtcagcaGCCTGATTCAGAACAGATTTCAAACcccaaatatttacttaaatcaaaGATTTAGTTCTGAAAGCGTTGCCTTAGCTTGTTAGACTTGGCAGAACATCTtccctgccaacagccatcaccatcttcaATAACACTGAAGAATCTAAATTGATGacttacaacaacatttaatgtccctttgggattaataaagtatttttgaatttgaatgtaaAACTGGATGTACCTGGTATGTCTGGTAGCTGATGGCCATGCCGTATCTGCAGTACATGACATAATGTTCACAGTTGTACCACAGCAAGCTGTAGGTGACGGATCCCAGCAGCTTCTCAACCCTTCGTGCCACCTCATCCCCATCCAGTGGAGGCTGGCTGCACACTTTGTCCATGTGGTTGATCAGGATGTCAGAGCCGTACGCAAAGTCCACCACAGAGTCCACTCTGACGCTGGCCACCTTGGTGATGACGCCCATCAACAGGCGGTTGTTTGTCACCATCTTGGCTATTGCAGATTTATCTTTAGTGATGGCAGGCAGGATGTCTGGAATGAGATGAGCCACCCGGTTGTCACCCAGGTAAATACCAAAATGTGTGAACAGCGTCCGGGGCACCTCCAGCAAGTCTCCACGCTTGTACAGGGACAGGTCGTACTTGGAGTCCTCCTCCTTTTTGGAGGCTGCAAAGAAAAAGTTGAGCAGCTGGTAAAGGAGCATGATGGCAGTGAGAAGCAAACATCCTGACACCAAAGCATTTATTAAAGTTGGAAAAGGGGAGGAGCTAGAGTGTTGAGTGTTGGTGGATTAAACGCCGGTCATTGTTGAGTATCTTTGGTTTTGGAGGGTTGCAAAGTAAGGAGCTTTCACTAATCACTTTTCTGTGTGGCTGTTtcaaaactgaagcatttttttggGCGTATTAAGGTCAAAGATCCTAATGAGAAGCTGACTGTGACCCTTTAAAGCCTCATTTAAAAGGTTGCATACTTTAAAGAGCCTTTGTTAGGGCTAGAATAGGGATGTGTAACTGAAGCTTgtctttgattttattattattattttacaaaatacaaaagctaTATTATGTTAAAATGCAACAAGTTTAGATCTTGATTTAATCCAGCTCTTTAGACTCAGGCTCATATCATTGCTTTAGATGGTGACATTTCTCCAAGTCTACAATAACATCCTGTCCCCTCAACCACAGAGGAAGGCAGCGGACAGAGATCCAGGTgggtaaaagtttattttcaaatgaaagaacAAACTTGGAGCCTGATTTCCACTGGTGAGTAAGAAAACAATCTGTTCTGCTCCAGTACCTCTCTCTGATGAAGTGAAGCTggtaccacacacacacattcctgcACACAGCTGTGAGGGTGTGACAGTTCTCTGTAATACATATTCATTTTGTGTGGTGCAAATCCATTTTGGTGTATATTGATGTTTGCAAGGAAATAATAAGAATGTTTCACAAACTGTACCTTCTCTGTTTTCCGATTGTAGAGTATTGGCAGCTGCTCCATGGGAGACTGTGAGAGAATGATCACCTATTAtccatcagaggagacgtcggcATCTTTTAGACTTTTTATGAACTCTGTGATGCTGgaagctctggtggagccagctgcacactgtcaaaaaaaacagaaacaaaacaaacaaacaaacaaaagaaaaaacaatccattcacctttgttgttttcatcagTAATAaaatctggttgttgatcatgtgactcgtgtgatgagTTTCCATCACAGTTTTGCAAAATCCATCTATTTTGATACAATCAAGAAACCGTATCAAAGTAGTGCAAGGACTTTTTATCAAAcaatttgagttattttcaaaattggtgAGTTTCcattaatctaatttattttgatcatttcagtttgtgtaattttatgGCTCCTGTCTTTCCATTGTCTAACTAATGAACAATTAGTCTATTTCCTCCTCTTGACTATGTAGAGGAGGAAAGGCTGCACATGCAATAAGAAACATGAAGCAGATCCTTACTGCAACTTTTAATGCTGGACAGTATGAAAGGTGAAACGTTTGTTTATCGAGGTGGACTGGAGGATTCTGCTGAATGGCAAATTCGGTTAGCTTCCTGTAAAAGATAATTATCATAATCATTGTATTTCCTCGGctctcttctccttttctctggttctgctcaccAGCCACCTGCTTCAAATCATCTCATCAAGCATCAGCTTTAAAGAAGGACAAATTTTTCCAATGTGACTGTAGGATCTGAGTTGCTGTGGTCCTTGTCTCTTACTCCAACACCTGCACGGTCCAACAGGTTCATGTCAGTGGGACTTCTGTCACATCTTTTATGAAATAGATGTGACTTTGTAACAGCAGCCTTCAACTTACTGAAAGGATCCTttgaaattgtttctttatgttGTTCTTGTGAGTGACAGACTTTTCTCTTTAtcttctctctctgtccttcTTCAGGGTCAGATTAGAATGTGACCAGACTGGAAAAAGGCCGTGTTTTAAAGGAGCACTGaaagctgaaagaaaatcatGAAATATGCTAGttgtaatttctttctttttaaataagatacCTACTAAATACCTACTGACTATTTCAGGTCACTAGAACTGCAAGTCTGGGAGAGAAAAACCCTAAAAGACTATCAGCTGAAACAGTAGGAAACGGTGGCGCCACAAAATATTGACCCAGTGGggctgaatacttttgcacaccGCACCtttcagttttgtatttgtaaaaaatgtttttagtcatgtataattttctttctacttcacaattgtATACCACACTGTGATGGTCTTCCACATAAAAGTCAAATGTCAtctatttatgtttgtggttgtgaccAAAAAAGGAAGTGGTATGAATACTATTGTGACCACTGCGGTTTAAAATTGAGCTAATTTCTTCCTAATTGCTTTGTTGATGAGTTTTGATGTAATGCTTATCAGACCTTTAAGGTGATCAGCATCTAGACAGAGAATCAGAGGAGGAGATTGTGGATGTACATCTTTTTAATCTAGTCCTCCTTCCCAGACCAACTAGAGCATAAAACCCTTCTGTTAATCCTGCAGGATTCAATTACACGCTCATTGTTTCGTgttttgagaaacactgctgcCTTTCTGAGGAGATCTCTGAAGCAGTGGTTGCACTACACTCTGTGTGCTGACCtagattttattaaatcctTTCAAAAAGGATAAATAATGGCAAGAATTTAACTTCAGAGAATTGCCTTTTCAGTCCATGAGAAAGTCAGTTTGCCTCACAAAGCATGCCTTACTTTTGAGGAACTGTGAGGGGATAGCAAGTAGGTCTATATAACACTGTGGAGCCCTTTATAAgacataaaattaataaattactgACAAATAGCAGGCAGGTTATTATCCATCCCTATTTATTTAGGAGGTTTGCCAACAATTctaagacaaacaaaaaccttcaaTAAACGTGTCTATTGTTGAACAGATGTTTCcattggatgttttgttttggggtttttttaggtttgtttctttaaacttgaggataaataaatatctggaaTTAGGATGTTTTTTACCATGTAAGTCATAACATCAACTAGGAATCTGTTTAATTATTGGTGCAGAAAAATCTGTCAGCGTAAGACAGACATAGAACAGATATGTTCTAATTGTGTTTAAACATAGAGACTTACAGTATCCAGGTGCATATTTCTTAGTATGCACAGAAAGTAAGAAATGTGCATGTTGTGACATTCGGGTGCATACGATCCTGGATTCTGCGCAGGCCAACCAAACTCTTCCACACTCATCTATGTTATTCTGGATCTGGCTTCATTCACTAATCCAGTCATGTTGAAACAGGAAGAAGCAACACAAAACTGTTCCCACAAGGTTGGGAGCATGAAATTGACCAAAATGTCTCATTAGACTGAAGCATTAAGAATTTCATTTGACTGGAACTGGGGAGCTGAGTGCAACTCCTGAAAAACTGCCCTATACCACAATCAACTTGGCACCAAGCCCTACACTTCATGTAATTCAGTCAGtaaagtgtgtttttacagccaaatccagagtttgtttgtttaccaAAGAGGCATGAATTGCTAAAGTGTTCACCTTTAGCTATGTGCTTCACACCACTGCTTTGCATTGCACTTCGTGATTGTAAGGTTTGGATACAGCTGCTTGATCATTGAATATTATTACATGAGCCTCATGTACTACTCTTATTGAGCTAACCTGAAGGCCACAGGAAATGTGTTGAGTCTCCACACAGTTGGTAACCTCTACTCACAACatctgctaaatatttagttgtaaGAAAATTTCCCAACCTAGCTTATTGCACAGGTGAGATCATTATCTCTATAACATACTGTGTTCAATGAGGTCATAAGAGTAACCCAAACTCTCATAACTGTGGAGACAGTCTGCATCCCAAAGTGCTGATTTTATATACCACCAGCAACAGATATAGATGGAACACCTCAAATTTATTACTTCTGCAATATTGTGTACTTATAAAGTCTATcgttacattttttaacttctAAGTAAGACTGAAAATATTGAGTTGCATTATTATGCTTCTTCCACAAAAGGGTTTAGCCTAAGATAAAAGAAGAACATTGTTctttcacagaaacaaaaatagtaaTGAGACACGAGCTCACAGAGAAATGTCCTGCAACCAGAAGTTGTGTGATTAAGAAGgcatttaaatgttgaaacaaaGCTTTTTCAATGACCTAGAAGATGAATGGAAGCTTTTCaacggctttttttttttaacgcaaCGGGAACAATACCTGATATGAGGGATGAGTTCACTATTTGAAtcagaaaacaatcaaaactttTTCTTGTAGAAAGTTGTGGATAAGATATCgacacagcagcaggaagagctgAATGGCTGTGCAATGTCTTCTAGGTTTTTGTGGTTGAGCATGCagatttgtgtcattttctccACATTGGTATTGATTGGGCACAGTGGTAATGGGCTTGATATCGATGCACAAATTGAGCCACGCATTTTCTTAGTGAAAACGTTGGTGAATTCATTGTGTATGCTGGTGGAGTGTGTTTCAGATACCACTTGTAAATCTCTCAACCATGACAAGCAAGGCTCAGGTCTTATCACTGATTTTGATAATAATTTCAGAGAAGAAGGATTCTCCTGCACTTTtctacctaataaagtggcatATATCTGTGAAGTCTCTTTGTAGATGTCAGAGTGAATCTGGAGCTCAGTCCTTTGCTGCCTACCTTTGGCTTTTTGAATCTCCACCTTTTCTCCTGCTACCATGAAGcatccccaaagcatgatgccACCACCACCAGGCCTCACAGTGGGGATGACGTGTTTGTGGTGAAATGCTGTGTTTTCCAAACATGTAGTGTCTTGTCTGATGGACAGAAATCTCCATTTTGGTTTCACCAGACCAAAGAACTTTCTTCGACTTGACCCTACGAAGTCTCCCTCGTGCCTTTTGGCAAACTCTAGTCAAGCTTAAACAGTTGCTTTCTCATTGCCACTTTCACATAAAGTTTTGACTGTTGAAGAACCCAGGAAATATGTCTACAGAGTCTCTTATTGCTGCATGTGTTAGCCTGAATCATGTTACATTCACCATCTGCGGCCTCAAGCTGAACCCTGATGTGGTaataaaacaaacctttgaCCTGTGTGCTGGGGGGAAAGGTCCGGGATTTACACCCTGCCAAACGGCTCTGGTTCTATAGCCCAGGCTAATAAGGATCCTACAAAGGCTCTTTAGGTTTAATTTCTGGTCACACTCAATGAAAACTGTGGAGGCTTtgttttttagaagaaaaataaaatctgttctttATGGACAAATTCTACTCAATAGCTTCCAAGAATAACTGTTTCCTAATTTATTGGATAAAGATTTTGGAATTAGAGGAAGCtgacatatttatatatatatatatatatattgctttCTCTGCTACTGGATATACTCCAATAATATATTCAGGTCTTCGACATGCTGTCCAGTAGAAATGCCTATGGCTGCACAGCAATGGGAGAATGAGAGAGACATTTCCCAACTGTTGTTTCCACACTAATAGGGAAGTTCAGGGAAAGTTCATCTCTGTTTAGGTTTATGGGCCTGGCAGTTCAGTCTGAGGTCAGATGGTTTTATATCCATCCTGGTTCCACATAATAAAAGAAGGTAACTTAAGGTAACACTTATCAATTAATGTCAACACAGAGCTCACAGGTGATGCCTTATTAAGCTTCATGAAGTCACATGTATCCTCACTGTTTGATTTGATCTCATAAAAAGATGTGCATTTTACCAAGAGGTGCCTGGAAGAATTAAACCTGAATGACCCTTTAGCTTTAGCAAAATATAAACGTGTTGAAATTCTGCAGCATACAAACTGGAGAAAGAGGTCAGAGGAAAAATAAGTGTAGAATAAATTAAGCTGCAAATATTCAAGCAGTGCAGACTCACAGTCTAAAATGAGCAAAGGATTTACAACATGTGCAATAGTTCTGTAAAATAAGTTTCCCAGCTACGCTGCTGCATGTGGTGAAGCCTCCTACAGATAAACCTCAAGACACAAATGTGGTCAGGAACATTCTTGCTTTTCCAAATACCTGGAAAATTGGAAACCAGGACCAAAAATTTAGACTTTAAGTGgttatataaaacataattacagaacaaaaaccttccatgactaaaaacaaaaacaaaaactgagtgcacaatttagaatttatttttgatttatttgttattttttaattcacacaGGGTCAAATTTGTGCATATATGCTCGAAGATAAACATAAATCTCAACGAATATTGGTTAAATGTCTTTTATCAGGTTCCCTGCCTTTGGGAAGGTCTTTTCAAATCATGAATGGAATCCAGTCCATTATtcttgtcattatttttctgttagaaCGCCCAGCTGTGTccaagttgttgttttgaagtGAAGTGGAAGAATTCGATGTTAGTTTTCACCTCTTAACCAACTGAAACAAATAACATTATACCTGTAGAACTCTATCAGTAATATGAAGACTGACCAAATGTTTGGTCATCAGCTTCCCTGCTGCCTAATAATCAAGCCAATCATTCAGCTTCTTGGTGCAGAAAAGCAGGAATGCCTGCAGATTGCTGGAGGAAAATCTTCTATAATCCTGTAGAGCATGTTCTAAACCTCTCCTGAACAAGCATTAACATTCAGTAACCATTCAAGCAGTGACGTATGTTTCTTGTGATTTagttaaataatgtaaaattgaTATCATTACAGCATTTCCTACATGTATGTTGACGATCAGCAAAGCTAAGTACACTGGAAGAATATTGTGTGTCCTTTTAAAGAAGCAGTAATGCATCCGGCCTTCATCAGAATGCTTTTACAAAGAGACGTTTCGCAATCTCTTTACAGATCAGGTAGTTGAACTACTTGGCTTGAGGCGGGGAAAATCCCCCCAACATGGTTGGAGCGTTCTGAAACGGCGTGACTTTCATCTCAGCTGTGATCTGATTGTGAAATGGATGGGAAGAGCTGAAAGAACCAACACCACAATGCATCACAACGTTCTGATGCATTGTGGTTTGTTACTCATatcagatttt
Proteins encoded in this window:
- the LOC122830425 gene encoding lecithin retinol acyltransferase-like; its protein translation is MLLYQLLNFFFAASKKEEDSKYDLSLYKRGDLLEVPRTLFTHFGIYLGDNRVAHLIPDILPAITKDKSAIAKMVTNNRLLMGVITKVASVRVDSVVDFAYGSDILINHMDKVCSQPPLDGDEVARRVEKLLGSVTYSLLWYNCEHYVMYCRYGMAISYQTYQFCTTVRKIVFSRMSAYLTALCGVSFMLYLSCVTPLTVLLTALISFTIWMAS